A single window of Cololabis saira isolate AMF1-May2022 chromosome 24, fColSai1.1, whole genome shotgun sequence DNA harbors:
- the LOC133425397 gene encoding calcipressin-1-like isoform X1 has product MGKATPPRRWRTFRLPGLPIMHFRKCDPFCLVAAATNQEVFHRPDAQAGFESLFRGFDPDVQFQYFRSFRRVRINFSDALAAAEARLRLHKSSFHGREMKLYFAQSVHIGSPRLEPPKPDKQFLISPPASPPVGWQQAKDATPVINYDLLCAISKLGPGDKYELHTATPTTPSVVVHVCEDEQDDDSDREEEESPQGPPRAPRAPRPRIVQTRRPDFGPAVEP; this is encoded by the exons ATGGGGAAGGCGACGCCCCCCCGACGGTGGAGAACGTTCCGGCTCCCCGGACTTCCCATCATGCACTTCAGGAAGTGCGACCCCTTCTGCCTGGTCGCCGCGGCGACCAACCAGGAAGTGTTCCACCGGCCCGACGCGCAG GCCGGGTTCGAGTCCCTGTTCCGGGGCTTTGACCCGGACGTCCAGTTCCAGTACTTCCGGTCGTTCCGGCGGGTCCGGATCAACTTCAGCGACGCGCTGGCGGCGGCCGAGGCGCGACTGCGTCTGCACAAGAGCAGCTTCCACGGCCGCGAGATGAAGCTGTACTTCGCCCAG TCGGTCCACATCGGGTCTCCTCGTCTTGAGCCGCCCAAACCGGACAAGCAGTTCCTGATTTCTCCCCCGGCGTCTCCCCCGGTGGGCTGGCAGCAGGCCAAGGACGCCACGCCCGTCATCAACTACGACCTGCTGTGTGCCATCTCCAAGCTGGGGCCag GAGACAAGTACGAGCTGCACACGGCGACGCCCACCACCCCCAGCGTGGTGGTGCACGTGTGCGAGGACGAGCAGGACGACGACAGCGAccgtgaggaggaggagtcccccCAGGGGCCGCCCCGGGCCCCCCGGGCCCCCCGGCCCCGCATCGTCCAGACCCGCCGGCCAGACTTTGGCCCGGCCGTGGAGCCGTGA
- the LOC133425397 gene encoding calcipressin-1-like isoform X3, which produces MQRDEAAVSVQVTDLPTGLVACRIPEDLFTEAGLKAGFESLFRGFDPDVQFQYFRSFRRVRINFSDALAAAEARLRLHKSSFHGREMKLYFAQSVHIGSPRLEPPKPDKQFLISPPASPPVGWQQAKDATPVINYDLLCAISKLGPGDKYELHTATPTTPSVVVHVCEDEQDDDSDREEEESPQGPPRAPRAPRPRIVQTRRPDFGPAVEP; this is translated from the exons ATGCAGCGGGACGAGGCGGCCGTGTCCGTGCAGGTCACGGATCTCCCCACCGGCCTGGTGGCCTGCAGGATCCCCGAGGATCTGTTCACCGAGGCCGGCCTGAAG GCCGGGTTCGAGTCCCTGTTCCGGGGCTTTGACCCGGACGTCCAGTTCCAGTACTTCCGGTCGTTCCGGCGGGTCCGGATCAACTTCAGCGACGCGCTGGCGGCGGCCGAGGCGCGACTGCGTCTGCACAAGAGCAGCTTCCACGGCCGCGAGATGAAGCTGTACTTCGCCCAG TCGGTCCACATCGGGTCTCCTCGTCTTGAGCCGCCCAAACCGGACAAGCAGTTCCTGATTTCTCCCCCGGCGTCTCCCCCGGTGGGCTGGCAGCAGGCCAAGGACGCCACGCCCGTCATCAACTACGACCTGCTGTGTGCCATCTCCAAGCTGGGGCCag GAGACAAGTACGAGCTGCACACGGCGACGCCCACCACCCCCAGCGTGGTGGTGCACGTGTGCGAGGACGAGCAGGACGACGACAGCGAccgtgaggaggaggagtcccccCAGGGGCCGCCCCGGGCCCCCCGGGCCCCCCGGCCCCGCATCGTCCAGACCCGCCGGCCAGACTTTGGCCCGGCCGTGGAGCCGTGA
- the LOC133425397 gene encoding calcipressin-1-like isoform X2 has translation MGKATPPRRWRTFRLPGLPIMHFRKCDPFCLVAAATNQEVFHRPDAQAGFESLFRGFDPDVQFQYFRSFRRVRINFSDALAAAEARLRLHKSSFHGREMKLYFAQSVHIGSPRLEPPKPDKQFLISPPASPPVGWQQAKDATPVINYDLLCAISKLGPGDKYELHTATPTTPSVGGKGVAATASRQRRRGNGVAATASRQQRRGNGVGSALV, from the exons ATGGGGAAGGCGACGCCCCCCCGACGGTGGAGAACGTTCCGGCTCCCCGGACTTCCCATCATGCACTTCAGGAAGTGCGACCCCTTCTGCCTGGTCGCCGCGGCGACCAACCAGGAAGTGTTCCACCGGCCCGACGCGCAG GCCGGGTTCGAGTCCCTGTTCCGGGGCTTTGACCCGGACGTCCAGTTCCAGTACTTCCGGTCGTTCCGGCGGGTCCGGATCAACTTCAGCGACGCGCTGGCGGCGGCCGAGGCGCGACTGCGTCTGCACAAGAGCAGCTTCCACGGCCGCGAGATGAAGCTGTACTTCGCCCAG TCGGTCCACATCGGGTCTCCTCGTCTTGAGCCGCCCAAACCGGACAAGCAGTTCCTGATTTCTCCCCCGGCGTCTCCCCCGGTGGGCTGGCAGCAGGCCAAGGACGCCACGCCCGTCATCAACTACGACCTGCTGTGTGCCATCTCCAAGCTGGGGCCag GAGACAAGTACGAGCTGCACACGGCGACGCCCACCACCCCCAGCGTGGGTGGCAaaggcgtcgcggcaacggcgtcgcggcaacggcgtcgcggcaacggcgtcgcggcaacggcgtcgcggcaacagcgtcgcggcaacggcgtaggttctgcgttggtttaa